One genomic window of Bacteroidota bacterium includes the following:
- a CDS encoding T9SS type A sorting domain-containing protein produces the protein MKHLPLLVLLLMLALAAPLNGTSKSGGKQMVTKYNRLTNSMMTFASSTVHDIQFVTPESLHVADSLGGTYIGSRWTCQASPHTGDTLVVTCIVITPSAADAPHGGITFTQHGWTMLVHDTAANSNLWGGALVRVGQDGSVPDTAQARLDGFNNPARGDVIQLTVRIEEFPTDGHINTTTQLRPVPGIAIDILSSNHAIPAPTLLPATTFYTGGYPGGTVNFTTGEPYEGSLVRMLHLNVFDYVNFTRGAFSMKDNSGNYIAELDASHYFTFGNETPTIPGDTSFHLPPIGAVIDTISGTMLTNSGGENPRGYRINPLFPGDLKVGISLPTVITHRRFPVIPKSTDTVKVHAVVRLTSGGYPIAGATLFYSVNNAAFQSHAMTMISPDSTYEALILDPDGNPFPANTNIHYYVRGVDDHGNSNLLANSSSNFGSDTSKGFFFYQVLDRPLTIHDVQYTPYPNGRSPFLGGVTTIGGIVTASGTEINVTPLNSGGTSSWYIQNGTAPWNGIWVVKDTANHPPLDSLKLGDSVTVTGTIQEQFDVTRIFDSIVTINAHNKPVPAPVTITTGTFGLHGNGDLNAEPYEGMLVKVVNAHVDQVTPIFSDSTEWGVEDGSGEMLVRRDGINSLGNRESDTSTTGSSRIIHNNDKVDTLIGVGFYSFNRYKIVPRTNRDIVVGDLYSYDNTWNIVSVGKKQLPASTGYLVDSLFPGRASPAFAYSGSYVLSPSLAIGTGYWLRFNGARNIARLGLPVSLDTIPLTAGWNLIGALGDPILTSGITTNGGNHLGKFFGYSGGYSTVTTLTPGRGFWVKADASGYLVESTSGNIPKSEPSPMADFNSIRITDRDGNSQSLYFAQDAQGKIALRDFELPPSAPVEGFEARWSTGRILETYPAVMKDGKNFAISLKANNGPLTVSWNIVGRDGSHFTLSDAENGKRMKTLELKGVGTSLGLKAGTEKLVLHVASGAALPREYSLGQNYPNPFNPTTTFMVGLPEAAHLEVAVYNVLGQKIATLVDEVREAGYYPVTWNSNTQQGVSVSSGVYFVRMNAEKFTAVHKMMLLK, from the coding sequence ATGAAACACTTGCCCCTGCTTGTTCTCCTCCTCATGCTTGCCCTCGCCGCACCGTTGAACGGGACAAGTAAGTCCGGCGGAAAGCAAATGGTCACGAAATACAACCGGCTGACGAACTCGATGATGACCTTCGCGTCATCCACGGTCCACGACATCCAGTTCGTTACTCCGGAGTCCCTTCATGTCGCCGATTCACTTGGCGGGACCTACATCGGATCGCGCTGGACCTGCCAGGCGTCTCCGCATACGGGCGACACCCTTGTCGTCACCTGTATCGTGATCACCCCGAGTGCCGCTGACGCTCCTCATGGCGGGATCACCTTTACGCAGCACGGCTGGACAATGCTTGTTCACGACACTGCGGCGAATTCAAACCTGTGGGGGGGTGCGCTGGTGCGCGTAGGACAGGACGGAAGTGTACCGGACACCGCCCAGGCCCGGCTTGACGGCTTCAATAATCCGGCCCGCGGGGATGTGATTCAGCTGACCGTCAGAATAGAGGAGTTCCCCACGGACGGCCATATCAATACCACCACCCAATTGCGCCCTGTTCCGGGCATCGCAATAGATATTCTCTCCAGCAATCATGCTATTCCCGCGCCTACGCTCCTTCCCGCGACGACGTTTTACACCGGCGGTTACCCCGGAGGGACTGTCAATTTCACGACCGGCGAGCCGTACGAAGGAAGCCTGGTCCGGATGCTCCATCTGAATGTGTTCGACTACGTGAATTTCACACGTGGCGCATTTTCGATGAAGGATAACTCGGGCAACTACATTGCAGAGCTCGATGCTTCGCACTATTTCACATTTGGCAATGAAACACCCACGATTCCCGGGGACACTTCGTTCCACCTTCCCCCGATCGGCGCGGTGATCGATACGATTTCAGGCACGATGCTCACAAACTCGGGCGGCGAAAACCCCCGAGGGTACCGGATCAACCCCCTTTTCCCCGGGGATTTGAAGGTCGGAATCTCTTTGCCGACGGTCATCACACACAGGCGGTTCCCCGTGATTCCGAAATCGACTGACACCGTCAAAGTGCACGCCGTGGTCAGGCTCACGTCCGGAGGTTACCCCATCGCCGGCGCCACGCTTTTTTATAGCGTCAATAATGCTGCGTTCCAGTCACATGCCATGACGATGATCAGTCCCGATTCAACGTATGAGGCGTTGATTCTCGATCCTGACGGCAATCCATTCCCGGCGAATACGAACATACATTACTACGTCAGAGGTGTGGATGACCACGGCAATTCCAATCTCCTTGCGAACTCGAGCTCTAATTTCGGGAGCGATACGAGCAAGGGATTTTTCTTCTACCAGGTTCTCGATCGGCCCCTCACAATCCACGATGTTCAATATACACCGTATCCCAACGGGCGCTCGCCTTTCCTCGGCGGAGTGACGACCATCGGCGGAATCGTCACCGCGAGCGGCACGGAAATCAACGTTACGCCTTTGAATTCCGGCGGGACGTCGTCGTGGTATATTCAGAACGGAACGGCCCCCTGGAACGGAATCTGGGTGGTCAAGGATACAGCCAACCACCCGCCGTTGGATTCGCTGAAGCTTGGCGACAGCGTCACCGTCACCGGGACGATCCAGGAGCAGTTTGACGTGACCCGAATCTTTGATTCGATCGTGACCATCAACGCGCACAACAAGCCGGTCCCGGCTCCGGTCACCATCACCACGGGAACATTCGGATTGCACGGAAACGGAGATCTGAATGCGGAACCGTACGAGGGCATGCTCGTAAAGGTTGTGAACGCGCACGTCGATCAAGTCACCCCGATCTTCTCGGACTCGACGGAATGGGGCGTCGAGGATGGAAGCGGAGAGATGCTGGTGCGACGGGATGGGATCAATAGTCTCGGAAACCGTGAATCGGACACCTCGACCACCGGAAGCTCGCGCATTATCCATAACAACGACAAGGTCGACACCCTCATTGGCGTCGGGTTCTACAGTTTCAACCGCTACAAGATTGTCCCGAGGACCAACCGCGATATCGTCGTGGGCGATCTTTATTCCTACGATAATACCTGGAACATCGTCTCAGTCGGTAAGAAACAGCTTCCCGCATCCACCGGCTATCTCGTCGATTCGCTCTTCCCGGGCAGGGCCTCTCCCGCGTTCGCGTACAGCGGCTCGTATGTATTGAGCCCTTCGCTTGCGATCGGCACCGGGTACTGGCTCCGGTTTAACGGCGCAAGGAATATCGCCCGCCTCGGACTGCCGGTGTCGTTGGATACGATCCCGCTCACGGCTGGATGGAATCTCATCGGGGCACTGGGCGATCCGATCCTCACATCCGGAATCACGACAAACGGAGGGAACCACCTCGGGAAATTCTTCGGCTACTCCGGCGGGTATTCCACCGTGACGACGTTGACTCCCGGAAGAGGTTTCTGGGTGAAGGCGGATGCGAGCGGCTACCTTGTCGAGTCCACTTCGGGGAATATACCGAAGTCCGAACCTTCGCCGATGGCGGATTTCAATTCGATCAGGATCACCGATAGGGATGGGAACAGCCAGTCGTTATACTTTGCGCAGGACGCGCAAGGGAAGATCGCTTTGAGAGACTTCGAGCTTCCACCCTCGGCCCCGGTTGAGGGCTTCGAGGCGCGATGGAGCACCGGAAGGATCCTTGAAACCTATCCCGCCGTGATGAAAGACGGTAAGAACTTCGCGATCAGCCTCAAGGCCAACAATGGCCCGCTGACCGTAAGCTGGAACATCGTCGGCAGAGATGGAAGCCATTTCACGTTATCTGACGCAGAGAACGGGAAGAGGATGAAGACACTCGAACTGAAGGGTGTAGGTACGAGTCTCGGTTTGAAGGCCGGGACGGAGAAACTCGTTCTCCATGTTGCGAGCGGAGCGGCTCTCCCGCGAGAGTATTCGCTCGGACAGAATTATCCGAACCCCTTCAATCCGACTACGACGTTTATGGTCGGTTTGCCCGAAGCGGCTCATCTTGAGGTGGCCGTATATAACGTGCTGGGACAGAAGATTGCCACGCTTGTTGACGAGGTTCGTGAAGCCGGCTACTACCCGGTAACGTGGAATTCCAACACGCAGCAGGGGGTATCGGTATCGAGCGGTGTCTATTTTGTGCGAATGAACGCAGAAAAGTTCACCGCCGTCCACAAGATGATGCTGTTGAAGTGA
- a CDS encoding T9SS type A sorting domain-containing protein has translation MAHRGLRTRFVPCSGAVVLLCLVLFTTKGSAQLVREWVAHFNGGLKGGDNGSAAMATDDSGNVYVTGWATRFTSGIDIATIKYSPEGEKLWVAYYDGGAAGRDDKGVAIAVDTAHNVYVTGASDGGGSTGFDIVTIKYDRNGAPAWASPARYDGPGHSEDKPTAIAVNDSMNVYVTGWSMGVGTGFDYATIKYDPSGTLAWVDRYNGPGNGMDKSYGMALRGSSDLYVTGLSVDTTMDYTTIKYNAATGDTVWQASYKGPGNDIARAIVIRSTSDVFVTGSSEGAGTGYDFLTVNYDAATGAENWNSRYDGGVAGDDNAYAISLQSTSRVYVTGRSLNVGSFNDFVTIRMNQANGAVNWVSSYNGTANDNDGAVAMLGGNNPYVLGPSGGAGVGQDYALVQYNGGTGNQSSELRFNGPGNRDDVPSAIATFGGAVFVTGSSQNLKKGSDMVTIKYVDQSHVKYRTFTQENLTGKGVTLKPPGAIPNIANVRDTAFIRAYPKIKNGFAGAPGGLVLGNARPDSASSYGWIRLNKGSAIAAFVPQTGTPRGFDIFSEKPFFGEKKNPKLSKYDNQLLGKLIALRINIGASDAEVTPPTYGDLTYQLPDTVNGIPLQGKSLREIAALVDNLLTYWRQYPPVNWQLLDTVLTRLDTAFQGPLKVVSNVPLVVTGAKLVDSITYLQPGAAPLVSPLAFAPGSVDEAPVHYELYQNYPNPFNPSTTIEFNLPEEGTATLKVYDLLGREVATLLDNQQLDQGDQEVTFVANGFASGVYFYRLSVNEGQFHQIRKMLLLR, from the coding sequence ATGGCACATCGGGGGTTGCGTACGCGCTTCGTGCCGTGCTCCGGCGCGGTGGTGTTGCTTTGCCTGGTTCTCTTCACGACGAAGGGATCGGCGCAGCTCGTCCGCGAATGGGTGGCGCATTTCAACGGGGGGTTGAAGGGCGGAGACAATGGCTCCGCCGCCATGGCGACCGACGATTCGGGAAATGTTTACGTCACCGGATGGGCGACCCGCTTCACTTCCGGCATAGACATCGCGACGATCAAGTATTCTCCGGAGGGAGAAAAGCTCTGGGTCGCGTACTATGACGGAGGAGCCGCCGGCCGCGACGACAAGGGGGTCGCCATCGCCGTCGATACCGCACACAACGTTTATGTCACCGGCGCGAGCGATGGAGGCGGTTCGACCGGATTTGACATCGTCACCATCAAGTATGACCGCAACGGAGCCCCCGCGTGGGCTTCGCCCGCACGGTATGACGGTCCGGGTCACAGCGAAGACAAACCTACCGCAATCGCCGTCAACGATTCCATGAACGTCTATGTAACCGGGTGGAGCATGGGAGTCGGTACCGGCTTCGATTACGCCACAATCAAGTACGATCCATCGGGCACTCTGGCCTGGGTCGACCGTTACAACGGACCCGGCAACGGCATGGACAAATCATACGGAATGGCACTCCGGGGTTCCTCCGATCTCTATGTCACCGGGCTCAGCGTCGATACGACGATGGATTACACGACCATCAAATATAACGCCGCAACCGGGGATACCGTCTGGCAGGCGAGCTATAAAGGACCGGGCAACGATATCGCGCGGGCGATCGTTATCCGCAGCACCAGCGATGTCTTCGTCACCGGGAGCAGCGAAGGGGCCGGCACCGGGTATGATTTTCTGACTGTGAATTACGACGCCGCGACCGGGGCGGAAAACTGGAACTCGCGCTACGACGGCGGGGTAGCAGGGGACGACAATGCGTACGCGATCTCTCTCCAGAGCACATCCCGGGTCTATGTCACAGGGCGCAGCCTGAACGTCGGCTCGTTCAACGATTTTGTGACAATCCGGATGAACCAGGCGAACGGCGCCGTGAACTGGGTCTCGTCTTACAACGGAACGGCGAACGATAACGACGGGGCTGTTGCGATGCTGGGAGGGAATAATCCGTATGTTCTGGGCCCGAGCGGCGGTGCGGGCGTGGGTCAGGATTATGCCCTCGTCCAGTACAATGGAGGAACGGGCAATCAGAGCAGCGAGCTGCGGTTCAATGGGCCGGGTAACCGGGACGACGTCCCCTCGGCCATTGCCACATTCGGAGGCGCTGTCTTCGTAACGGGGAGCAGCCAGAACCTCAAAAAGGGCTCCGACATGGTAACGATCAAGTATGTCGATCAGAGCCATGTAAAATACCGGACGTTCACTCAGGAGAACTTGACCGGCAAAGGGGTCACGCTCAAACCGCCGGGAGCGATTCCGAACATTGCGAACGTGCGCGACACCGCTTTTATTCGCGCATACCCGAAGATCAAGAATGGCTTTGCGGGCGCTCCCGGAGGGCTTGTCCTTGGAAACGCCAGGCCGGACAGCGCCTCCTCGTACGGCTGGATCCGGTTGAACAAGGGGAGTGCGATTGCGGCATTCGTTCCACAAACCGGCACGCCGCGGGGATTCGACATTTTTTCGGAAAAACCATTCTTCGGTGAAAAGAAAAATCCGAAGTTGAGCAAGTACGACAACCAGCTTCTCGGCAAACTGATCGCCCTGAGGATAAACATCGGAGCGAGCGATGCGGAAGTGACGCCTCCGACCTATGGGGACCTCACATACCAGCTTCCGGACACGGTCAATGGCATCCCGCTTCAGGGGAAAAGCCTCCGGGAAATCGCCGCGCTCGTGGACAATTTACTCACTTACTGGCGGCAATACCCCCCGGTGAACTGGCAATTGCTCGACACGGTTCTCACGCGCCTGGATACGGCATTCCAGGGCCCGCTCAAGGTCGTAAGCAACGTCCCGCTCGTCGTAACGGGCGCTAAGCTGGTCGACAGCATTACCTATCTCCAGCCCGGTGCCGCGCCTCTTGTGAGCCCCCTTGCGTTCGCCCCCGGATCGGTCGACGAGGCCCCCGTGCATTACGAGCTCTACCAGAACTACCCCAACCCGTTCAACCCTTCCACGACGATCGAGTTTAATTTGCCGGAAGAAGGGACGGCTACCCTGAAAGTCTATGACCTGCTGGGGCGCGAGGTGGCGACGCTGTTGGACAATCAGCAGCTCGACCAGGGGGACCAGGAAGTGACCTTCGTCGCGAACGGATTTGCGAGCGGCGTCTATTTCTACCGATTATCGGTGAATGAGGGGCAATTTCATCAGATCAGGAAGATGCTCCTGCTCAGATGA
- a CDS encoding T9SS type A sorting domain-containing protein, which yields MIRLLTPILIAFLLLHGRLVADWGCRPDSCVRVSSAIGNQWNIRLAPDGRSGAILVWQDRRNGSADKLFLQRIGSSGNPMWDGNGIQLANTPGLQYYPEILSDQAGGAFITWQDNRYGVDYDIFAQRIGPDGSSRWFSNGVLVSNAAGHQYNPQLVPDGQGGVIIVWQDKRNGDFDIYAQRLNAAGQPLWSTNGEPVCVQPGDQVEPRLVPDGLNGAIIAWTDYRAGTGFSDVYSQRISPDGQRIWIADGEPLCSATNTQWNVDLVPDGVGGAIASWQDRRSSLFDNIFAQRIDGTGHTLWTADGVQLAPVSGLQYYPRMSSDGSGGAIAVWQDNRRGSDYDIYAQRVDPAGTILWGGKGQAVCTAKGHQYNPQLIVQSGEAIITWQDKRGTDFDIYTQCLGPDGAPAWQFDGVPVAIPPRDQFLPQICSDGVMGAIIAWPDYQRGDGSTDIFSHRIGANGRLAGGCFRTITQAGYSRKPEKFRNKFTGFIGAKPNEGNIRDSIFARGAFANGIRNGIERLDSARRYGWQLFTSAFYLKHALPQNGTPRPFDRLFERFFVGLMRNPSNKRYNNAISGELLTLKLNIAASDLGITPSEFGDVIFVDTSDAQNPLNNRSLREVANTVDTLLTYWRAHPRVNYEKLNASLVLINNGFAQEIDTISTSPIRLKPTVALLSIPYLLPGAAPGSAARQAQFQPTAEPPAPGTFDLLQNYPNPFNPVTTIEFELKQPSIVTLKVYNVLGQEVARLLNRTHLDEGRQLVDFDASSMSTGIYFYQLLAERLSENGTAFSQVRKMVFIK from the coding sequence ATGATACGACTTCTCACCCCGATCCTCATAGCCTTCCTCCTGCTCCACGGCCGTCTCGTTGCCGATTGGGGCTGCCGTCCGGATAGTTGCGTCCGCGTCTCGTCAGCAATTGGAAATCAGTGGAATATCCGTCTCGCCCCCGATGGCCGCTCCGGCGCAATCCTCGTCTGGCAGGACCGGCGGAATGGATCGGCGGACAAGCTTTTCCTCCAACGGATCGGATCATCCGGTAATCCGATGTGGGATGGAAACGGGATTCAACTTGCGAACACGCCGGGCCTGCAGTACTATCCCGAAATACTCTCCGACCAGGCCGGAGGCGCGTTTATCACCTGGCAGGACAACCGGTACGGTGTGGACTACGATATTTTCGCGCAGAGGATCGGACCAGACGGGTCGTCTCGCTGGTTTTCAAACGGGGTGCTCGTCTCCAACGCCGCGGGTCACCAGTACAACCCCCAGCTTGTCCCGGATGGCCAGGGGGGAGTCATCATCGTCTGGCAGGATAAACGGAACGGCGATTTTGATATCTATGCTCAGCGGCTCAACGCGGCCGGGCAGCCGCTCTGGTCGACCAACGGAGAACCGGTCTGCGTCCAGCCGGGTGACCAGGTCGAGCCCAGGCTCGTTCCCGATGGATTGAACGGAGCGATTATCGCGTGGACGGATTATCGCGCAGGAACCGGATTTTCAGACGTCTATTCTCAACGGATTTCCCCCGACGGTCAACGGATTTGGATCGCCGATGGAGAGCCCCTCTGTTCCGCCACGAACACCCAATGGAACGTTGACCTTGTCCCCGACGGCGTCGGCGGCGCAATCGCCTCCTGGCAGGACCGCCGTTCATCCCTCTTCGATAACATCTTCGCGCAGCGGATCGATGGCACAGGGCACACGCTCTGGACCGCGGACGGCGTCCAACTCGCGCCAGTCAGCGGGTTGCAGTATTATCCCCGGATGTCTTCGGATGGATCCGGCGGCGCGATTGCCGTCTGGCAGGATAACAGGCGCGGGTCTGACTATGACATTTACGCGCAACGGGTGGACCCGGCGGGCACGATCCTCTGGGGCGGAAAAGGCCAGGCCGTTTGCACGGCAAAGGGTCATCAATACAATCCCCAGCTCATCGTCCAGTCGGGGGAAGCGATCATCACCTGGCAGGACAAGCGGGGAACGGACTTCGACATCTACACTCAGTGCCTCGGTCCCGACGGAGCTCCCGCCTGGCAGTTCGACGGGGTGCCCGTGGCCATTCCGCCACGCGACCAGTTTCTCCCCCAGATTTGCAGCGACGGCGTAATGGGCGCGATTATCGCGTGGCCGGATTATCAACGGGGTGACGGGTCGACGGATATCTTCAGTCACCGGATCGGTGCCAACGGCCGGCTCGCAGGAGGCTGCTTCCGCACGATCACACAGGCCGGATACTCGCGCAAGCCGGAAAAGTTCAGGAACAAGTTCACCGGATTCATCGGAGCCAAACCGAACGAGGGGAACATCCGGGATTCCATCTTCGCGAGGGGGGCGTTCGCGAATGGAATACGCAACGGCATCGAGCGGCTCGACAGCGCCCGCCGGTACGGCTGGCAGCTCTTCACGAGCGCGTTTTATCTCAAGCACGCGCTTCCCCAAAACGGAACCCCACGCCCCTTCGACCGGTTGTTCGAGAGGTTCTTTGTCGGATTGATGAGGAATCCCTCCAACAAGCGGTATAACAACGCCATCTCCGGGGAGCTCCTGACGCTCAAATTGAACATTGCCGCAAGCGACCTGGGAATCACCCCGAGCGAGTTCGGCGACGTGATCTTCGTCGACACCTCGGACGCTCAGAATCCTCTGAACAACCGCTCGCTCCGCGAGGTTGCGAATACGGTCGATACGCTTCTGACCTACTGGCGGGCGCACCCGCGCGTGAATTACGAAAAATTGAACGCATCACTCGTCCTGATCAACAACGGCTTCGCGCAGGAAATCGATACGATCTCGACCAGTCCGATCCGGCTCAAGCCGACCGTCGCGCTTCTCTCGATACCGTACCTGCTGCCGGGGGCGGCTCCGGGTTCCGCGGCCAGGCAGGCGCAGTTCCAGCCCACGGCTGAACCTCCCGCTCCTGGGACATTCGATTTGCTGCAGAATTATCCCAACCCGTTCAACCCGGTCACGACGATCGAGTTCGAGTTGAAACAGCCGTCGATTGTGACATTGAAGGTCTATAATGTCCTTGGCCAGGAGGTGGCGAGATTGTTGAACCGCACACACCTCGACGAAGGCCGTCAACTCGTCGATTTCGACGCATCCTCAATGTCGACAGGAATTTATTTCTACCAGCTTCTGGCTGAACGGCTATCGGAAAACGGTACCGCTTTTTCGCAGGTCAGGAAAATGGTGTTCATCAAGTAG
- a CDS encoding FlgD immunoglobulin-like domain containing protein, with amino-acid sequence MLKYVVLIFACLQIAAGQTWVAKVSASSTVLGDALASNPLNRNIIYGAPGGRQLYVSRDRGYTWHPFGSLVSQSGTTDNAIKSIAVNPHDTLQLVVGVESASSSPDRILKSTNGGVSWTLTWNGSFTYYGKPVEFKPEHPDTMYTMGMDSIYRSTDFGSTWTLVRTTVGLFNAWCDGEIRPDSANILFLGDYTTGIWKTTDHGLTWRKVMSSDGEIPSIAIDPFHPRTMYATRFAGGGGVVKSTDGGENWNTLTTPLSTGPGWWITCSMANPGYVYMGVYGANPGGIYVSADYGNSWRLFAAGFGPNSLINYGLLAVDSLSVVASQIDGLWRLQYPASVHVTGPNGGEVLQAGSPHPISWTASNLLSLRIAFSTDNGSSWTTIADSIGPSQSPYNWTPPAIVSATCRVRITDDLVPFVSDQSDTNFTIYVNPLALHDPLGGERWSAGSTRTIDWLAYQIPTLRLEYSPDGGVDWKYITKVPGSAGSYKWVVPDEPSTECKVRITDLGDTTVNRVSDSLFTITRPGGFAGALFISDNGAGLDSLRFGARQGATEGIDPAFGEIALPPKPGAGTFDVRWRLPAGSETKIDFRDTVSDAHPGNIFLLEIQPGPSGYPMTLSWNPESLSAGTYILRDTLTRSAISVDMRNTGTVIIGGPSESALEIVECKSVWYTYSGNGGWLLMSLPVDAGDRRKSTLFPNALSRAFAYHGGYQLSDTIGHGIGYWLKSEQVTVVGCPRTLDTVAVSSGWNIIGALASPVSVASFLPIPDTLFTSSFFGYDQSYFVADSIKPGHGYWVRARASGSLILASGASAVPKAVPVSDPLRGLNTLTVEEGGGHRQVLRFGAEDPGINPGYFDMPPPAPEGGFDVRFASGGMVAVHSANLKNPANFPILLSSASARIKISWRIDNEDKFTYIILENRGDKEVGELHLAGAGSAMLPRSDQVTYTLRVQEAREHGKVPESFSLGRAYPNPFNPITQFRYSLAADARVSIRVYNILGEEVAKLVEGSLPAGAYEAEWTGTSGDGPPASSGVYFIRMNASSAQSSFTEVQKVLLIR; translated from the coding sequence TTGCTCAAGTACGTTGTGCTGATATTCGCATGCCTGCAGATCGCGGCGGGACAGACCTGGGTAGCCAAGGTATCTGCCTCTTCGACGGTTCTCGGGGATGCGCTCGCGTCGAATCCGCTCAACCGTAATATCATCTACGGAGCGCCGGGCGGCCGCCAACTCTACGTCAGCCGGGACCGCGGTTATACCTGGCACCCTTTTGGGAGCCTCGTTTCCCAATCAGGGACGACGGATAATGCGATCAAGTCGATCGCCGTCAATCCTCACGATACCCTCCAACTGGTCGTCGGGGTCGAATCGGCCAGCAGTTCCCCCGACCGGATCCTGAAATCGACGAACGGCGGCGTAAGCTGGACGTTGACCTGGAACGGGTCCTTCACCTACTACGGAAAGCCGGTCGAGTTCAAGCCGGAACATCCCGATACGATGTACACGATGGGGATGGATTCCATCTACCGGAGCACGGACTTCGGCTCCACCTGGACGCTCGTGAGAACGACGGTCGGACTCTTTAACGCATGGTGCGACGGAGAGATCAGGCCCGACAGCGCGAACATCCTCTTCCTCGGCGATTACACCACGGGCATCTGGAAGACCACCGATCACGGGCTCACCTGGCGGAAAGTCATGTCAAGCGACGGCGAGATTCCTTCGATCGCGATCGATCCGTTCCATCCCCGGACAATGTATGCGACCCGATTCGCAGGGGGCGGGGGAGTCGTCAAGAGCACCGACGGGGGAGAGAACTGGAACACGCTCACGACTCCGCTTTCCACCGGTCCGGGTTGGTGGATCACCTGCTCCATGGCCAATCCCGGATACGTGTATATGGGGGTTTACGGCGCCAACCCGGGTGGGATCTACGTTTCAGCCGACTATGGGAATTCCTGGCGCCTGTTCGCCGCCGGCTTCGGCCCGAATTCGCTTATCAATTACGGCCTGCTTGCCGTCGATTCTCTGAGCGTCGTCGCTTCCCAGATCGACGGCCTCTGGCGCCTCCAGTACCCGGCTTCGGTGCATGTGACAGGACCGAACGGAGGCGAGGTGCTCCAGGCCGGCTCACCGCATCCGATTTCCTGGACCGCATCGAACCTCCTTTCACTCCGGATCGCCTTCTCAACCGACAATGGTTCCAGCTGGACCACCATCGCCGACAGCATCGGGCCCTCGCAATCTCCCTACAACTGGACTCCGCCTGCGATTGTCTCGGCGACCTGCCGGGTGAGGATCACCGACGACCTGGTTCCGTTCGTCTCCGATCAGAGCGACACGAATTTTACGATTTATGTCAACCCCCTTGCGCTCCACGATCCGCTCGGCGGTGAACGCTGGTCCGCCGGATCGACGCGCACGATCGACTGGCTCGCATATCAGATTCCGACGCTGCGGCTCGAGTACTCCCCCGACGGCGGCGTGGACTGGAAATACATCACGAAGGTTCCCGGTTCCGCGGGAAGCTACAAATGGGTCGTTCCCGACGAGCCATCGACCGAGTGCAAGGTCCGGATCACCGATCTGGGCGATACGACGGTGAACAGGGTGAGCGACTCTCTCTTCACGATCACCAGGCCCGGGGGTTTCGCCGGAGCGCTGTTCATATCGGATAACGGCGCCGGCCTCGATTCGCTGAGATTCGGCGCGCGCCAGGGGGCAACCGAGGGGATTGACCCCGCGTTCGGGGAAATCGCTCTCCCGCCGAAGCCGGGCGCCGGGACGTTCGACGTCCGGTGGAGACTCCCCGCCGGTTCCGAAACAAAAATCGATTTCCGGGATACGGTCTCGGATGCCCACCCTGGGAACATCTTTCTGCTCGAGATACAGCCGGGGCCGTCGGGGTATCCGATGACCCTTTCGTGGAATCCTGAGAGCCTCTCCGCGGGGACGTACATCCTGAGAGACACCCTGACCCGGTCGGCGATAAGCGTCGACATGCGCAACACCGGAACAGTGATCATCGGCGGCCCGTCGGAGTCCGCGCTTGAGATCGTCGAGTGCAAGAGCGTTTGGTACACCTACTCCGGGAACGGCGGCTGGCTGCTCATGTCGCTTCCGGTCGACGCGGGCGACCGTAGAAAGAGCACATTGTTTCCGAACGCGCTCTCTCGCGCTTTTGCCTATCACGGAGGTTACCAACTTTCCGATACGATCGGACATGGGATCGGTTACTGGCTGAAGTCTGAGCAGGTCACCGTCGTGGGATGTCCCCGCACGCTCGATACCGTTGCGGTGAGCTCCGGCTGGAATATCATCGGAGCTCTTGCGTCACCGGTTTCTGTGGCATCGTTCCTCCCCATCCCGGATACGCTTTTCACGTCGAGTTTTTTCGGCTACGATCAAAGCTACTTTGTCGCGGATAGCATCAAACCCGGGCATGGTTACTGGGTAAGGGCGAGAGCCTCCGGCAGTCTGATCCTCGCATCGGGAGCCTCCGCGGTTCCGAAAGCGGTTCCGGTCTCCGACCCTCTTCGTGGCCTCAATACGCTCACGGTAGAGGAGGGAGGGGGTCACCGGCAAGTTCTTCGCTTCGGGGCGGAGGATCCCGGTATCAACCCCGGATACTTCGACATGCCTCCCCCGGCCCCGGAAGGGGGTTTTGACGTCCGGTTCGCGTCCGGCGGCATGGTGGCGGTTCACTCTGCGAACCTCAAAAATCCGGCGAATTTTCCAATCCTTCTCTCATCGGCCTCGGCGAGGATTAAAATATCGTGGCGTATAGACAATGAAGATAAATTCACTTATATTATCCTTGAAAACCGGGGCGATAAGGAGGTGGGTGAATTGCACCTCGCGGGCGCGGGCAGCGCGATGTTGCCTCGTTCCGACCAGGTGACTTACACGCTGAGAGTGCAAGAGGCACGGGAACACGGCAAAGTCCCGGAATCATTTTCGTTGGGTCGCGCATATCCGAATCCCTTCAACCCCATCACCCAGTTTCGATATTCGCTCGCGGCCGATGCGCGTGTGAGTATTCGCGTTTACAACATTCTTGGCGAAGAAGTCGCGAAGCTCGTTGAGGGAAGCCTTCCGGCGGGCGCATATGAAGCCGAATGGACAGGTACATCCGGGGACGGCCCCCCGGCGAGCAGCGGCGTGTACTTTATTCGAATGAATGCGTCTTCCGCGCAGTCAAGTTTTACGGAAGTACAGAAAGTTTTGCTGATCAGATAA